A DNA window from Anser cygnoides isolate HZ-2024a breed goose chromosome 21, Taihu_goose_T2T_genome, whole genome shotgun sequence contains the following coding sequences:
- the PHLDB1 gene encoding pleckstrin homology-like domain family B member 1 isoform X9, translated as MLGSVVHPRAGSSCRPRQHVGDVGTLPRRLPLSTRTRTGWQPVPGIGRCLRAGTMEASSRTVASPTRRVQTIIQNSPLDLIDTGKGLKVQTEKPHLVSLGSGRLSTAITLLPLEEGRTTIGTAAKDIVLQGPGLAPEHCYIENARGTLTLHPCGNACTIDGVKIQRPTRLTQGCTICLGQATFLRFNHPAEAKWMKSMIPAGGRSPAAIYGLPAKPEALVNGSRQLPLHELAAGERAQPSHSSLVSSIEKDLQDIMDSLVLEEPASPGKKPSHRGQSPLCSMVNGGGRCLLSPPLSPGATSGGSSYENASPPFSPLSSPTSSGGYASHSPSSQEQGPAVPPVVPLRSSSYNHTVQPPPQRLPALPYGGHGETRPAESPRAWQAVPDSPAAPISIGLGEHRAGSPRAQPSGSPRLAPRTLGSSVPRARAALQERPPSPFREPRDPLAPSPVRQPAARVLPDAAGPAHGSQSSRGLQPPESPRAARRTVESMRELPPLSPSLSRRAASPRAAPDAPSPQPRLGREVPGSPRTRRKGHDEPSPAAGRSSRAGSPSSPLLAEPAPRRPSFGSCLSPAYSLGSLAMPSPRQSPRAQRKLSGDMRLPAGVRERKNSITEISDNEDDLLEYHRRQREERMREQEMERLERQRLETILNLCAEYTKTGGAELGDAPQLLAGDVDAGRQAPRGAGTAGLGCAPEELGVLRQRESLERSDEENLKEECSSTESTHHEHEELVGPRAKEAHRLEEERACVLSRLDELKGHVKDLEQQLQEMLREAEIERALLQGERESEAVRLQQEQEVVQQLQEKLSSLDASIQKERDKERAKVDAERKELEKLRALYNESKSHLDNCPESMREQLREQMRREAEALETETKLFEDLEFQQLERESRLEEERETRSQQLLQSRAEYHRSIAHRKDRVAALDAQAAQIHLQSAQEAERLAKERNNVLQLLQKENEKLVSLERRYQLVTGGRSFPKMSSALKEYVTVEQLSGILCSVCAPAASPLGRAPPAPSSPGCGPPPPPSVLALSSPSISAEMEKQLPGGPAWLPPLDLEKWYQEVMAGFETSSSPISPCSSPPPLPAKAHSSQKSLQVYRAKMEGDSGALPPRMKSSTPSSSQLNIAMLGRSPSPKGPPHAQSHAGSLPRNLAATLQDIETKRQLALQQKADPLSAEPLQPGDVPGQQVIEEQKRRLAELKQKAAAEAQSQWEALHGQPPFPTSYPPLMHHSILHHHHAHSVGPRAEELDHAYDTLSLESSDSMETSISTGNNSACSPDNMSSASGMDTGKIEEMEKMLKEAHAEKSRLMESREREMELRRQALEDERRRREQLERQLQDETTRRQKLVEKEVKLREKHFSQARPLTRYLPIRKEDFDLRLHIESSGHSVDTCYHVILTEKMCKGYLVKMGGKIKSWKKRWFVFDRMKRTVSYYVDKHETKLKGVIYFQAIEEVYYDHLRSAAKKGLFILSLVNSPNPALTFCVKTHDRLYYVVAPSAEAMRIWMDVIVTGAEGYTQFMS; from the exons ATGCTGGGGAGCGTGGTCCACCCACGTGCGGGCAGCAGTTGCCGGCCCCGGCAGCAtgtgggggatgtggggacccTGCCACGGAGGCTCCCGCTCAGCACCCGCACTAGGACCGGGTGGCAG CCCGTGCCTGGTATCGGCAGGTGCCTGCGTGCGGGCACCATGGAAGCATCCAGCAGGACCGTCGCCAGCCCAACCCGCAGGGTCCAGACCATCATCCAG AACAGCCCCCTGGACCTGATAGACACAGGCAAGGGGCTGAAGGTGCAGACGGAGAAGCCACACTTGGTGAGCCTGGGCAGCGGCCGCCTGAGCACTGCCATCACGCTGCTGCCCCTGGAGGAAG GGAGGACCACGATTGGCACGGCTGCGAAGGACATCGTCCTTCAGGGCCCTGGGCTGGCACCTGAGCACTGCTACATCGAGAACGCACGGGGGACGCTCACCCTGCACCCCTGTGGCAACGCCTGCACCATCGACGGAGTGAAGATCCAGCGGCCCACGCGCCTCACCCAAG GTTGCACCATCTGCCTGGGCCAGGCGACCTTCCTGCGCTTCAACCATCCTGCTGAAGCCAAGTGGATGAAGAGCATGATCCCGGCAGGGGGCAGGAGCCCCGCAGCCATCTATGGACTGCCAGCAA agcccGAGGCCCTGGTGAACGGCAGCCGCCAGCTGCCCCTGCACGAGCTGGCAGCGGGGGAGCGCGCCCAGCCCAGCCACAGCTCCCTGGTGAGCTCCATCGAGAAGGACCTGCAGGACATCATGGACTcgctggtgctggaggagccGGCGTCCCCTGGCAAGAAGCCGTCTCACCGCGGCCAGTCCCCACTGTGCTCCATGGTGAATGGGGGTGGGCGCTGCCTCCTGTCCCCCCCGCTGAGCCCCGGCGCCACCTCGGGGGGCTCCAGCTACGAGAACGCCTCCCCGCCCTTCTCGCCGCTCTCCTCGCCCACCAGCAGCGGTGGCTATGCCAGCCATTCacccagcagccaggagcaggggccGGCCGTGCCCCCTGTCGTGCCGCTCCGCTCCTCCAGCTACAACCACACCGTGCagccccccccgcagcgcctGCCGGCACTGCCCTATGGGGGCCACGGCGAGACGCGGCCGGCAGAGAGCCCCCGCGCTTGGCAGGCCGTCCCGGacagccccgcggcccccatCTCCATCGGCCTCGGGGAGCACAGGGCAGGCAGCCCCCGCGCCCAGCCGTCTGGGAGCCCCCGCCTGGCCCCCAGGACCCTGGGCTCCTCGGTGCCACGGGCAcgggcagccctgcaggagcggccccccagccccttcagGGAGCCGAGGGACCCCCtagcccccagccctgtccgGCAGCCCGCAGCCAGGGTTCTCCCAGATGCTGCAGGGCCGGCACACGGCAGCCAGAGCAGCcgtgggctgcagccccccgagaGCCCGCGGGCAGCCCGGAGGACTGTGGAGAGCATGCGGGAGCTGCCTCCGCTAAGCCCCTCCTTGTCGCGCAGGGCTGCcagcccccgggcagccccagatgccccctccccacagccccggcTGGGCAGAGAGGTTCCTGGGAGCCCCCGCACCAGGCGCAAGGGCCACGACGAGCCGAGCCCcgcagcagggaggagcagcagggctgggagcccctCGTCTCCGCTGTTGGCAGagccagccccgcgccgccccaGCTTTGGCTCCTGCCTGAGCCCTGCATACAGCCTGGGCTCCCTGGCCATGCCCTCACCCCGGCAGAGCCCCCGCGCCCAGCGGAAGCTGTCGGGGGACATGCGGCTGCCAGCGGGTGTGCGGGAACGCAAGAACAGCATCACCGAGATCAGCGACAATGAggacgacctgctggagtaCCACCGGCGGCAGCGCGAGGAGCGGATGCGGGAGCAGGAGATGGAGCGCCTG GAGCGGCAGCGCCTGGAGACTATCCTGAACCTCTGTGCCGAGTACACCAAGACGGGTGGCGCGGAGCTGGGTGATGcaccccagctcctggctggggaTGTGGATGCTGGCCGGCAGGCACCCAGGGGCGCTGGCACcgcagggctgggctgtgccCCGGAGGAGCTGGGCGTGCTGCGGCAGAGGGAGAGCCTGGAGAGGTCGGATGAGGAGAACCTGAAAGAAGAGTGTAGCAGCACTGAGAGCACCCACCACGAg CATGAGGAGCTGGTGGGCCCCCGGGCCAAGGAGGCACACCGGCTGGAGGAGGAGCGAGCCTGCGTGCTCAGTCGCCTGGACGAGCTGAAAGGCCATGTCAAGgacctggagcagcagctgcaggagatgTTGCGAGAG GCGGAGATTGAGCGGGCTCTGCTGCAGGGCGAGCGGGAGTCGGAGGCGGtgcggctgcagcaggagcaggaggtggtgcagcagctgcaggagaagctCTCCAGCCTGGACGCCAGCATCCAGAAGGAGCGGGACAAG GAAAGGGCAAAGGTTGATGCTGAAAGGAAGGAGCTAGAGAAACTCCGGGCGCTTTACAATGAGTCGAAGAGCCACCTTGATAACTGCCCTGAGTCTATGCGGGAGCAGTTGCGGGAGCAGATGCGAAGG GAAGCAGAGGCCCTGGAGACGGAGACCAAGCTGTTTGAGGACCTGGAGttccagcagctggagagggAGAGCCGGCTCGAGGAGGAGCGTGAGACAcggagccagcagctgctgcagagcagggctgagtACCATCGCAGCATTGCCCACAGGAAG GACCGGGTGGCTGCCCTGGATGCTCAGGCTGCCCAGATCCATCTGCAGAGTGCCCAGGAGGCTGAACGCCTGGCCAAGGAGAGGAACAacgtcctgcagctcctgcagaag GAGAATGAGAAGCTTGTGTCTCTGGAGAGGCGATACCAGCTCGTCACAGGTGGCAGGAGCTTCCCCAAGATGTCATCAGCACTCAAAGAG TACGTGACCGTTGAGCAGCTCTCGGGGATCCTGTGCAGCGTCTGTGCCCCTGCCGCTTCCCCGCTGGGCCGtgcccctccagctccttcaTCCCCAGGCTGcggtcctcctcctcctccttctgtgctggctctctcttctccttccatCTCCGCAGAG ATGGAGAAGCAGCTTCCAGGGGGCCCAGCGTGGCTCCCGCCTCTTGATTTAGAGAAGTGGTACCAGGAGGTCATGGCTGGCTTTGAGACCTCCTCCTCCCCTATCTCTCCTtgttcttcccctcctccactTCCAGCTAAAGCTCACTCTTCTCAAAAGTCTCTCCAG GTTTATCGTGCCAAAATGGAGGGCGACAGCGGTGCGCTCCCCCCTCGGATGAAGAGCAGCACCCCGTCATCCTCGCAGCTCAATATCGCCATGCTGGGGCGCAGCCCCTCACCCAAG ggccCCCCGCACGCCCAGAGCCACGCAGGCAGCTTGCCACGCAACCTGGCGGCCACGCTGCAGGACATCGAGACCAAGCGCcagctggccctgcagcagAAGG CTGACCCACTCTCAGCAGAGCCCTTGCAGCCAGGCGATGTACCAG GTCAGCAGGTGATCGAGGAGCAGAAGCGGCGCCTGGCAGAGCTGAAGCAGAAAGCGGCAGCTGAGGCTCAGTCACAGTGGGAAGCCCTGCACGGGCAacctcccttccccacctcctaCCCCCCGCTCATGCATCACTCCATCCTCCATCACCACCATGCCCACAGCGTGGGGCCCCGGGCTGAGGAGCTGGACCACGCGTATGACACCCTCAGCCTGGAGAGCTCGGACAGCATGGAGACCAGCATCTCCACAGGCAACAACTCGGCCTGCTCACCCGATAACATGTCCAG CGCAAGCGGGATGGACACAGGAAAGATTGAGGAGATGGAGAAGATGCTGAAGGAGGCGCACGCCGAGAAGTCGCGGCTCATGGAGTCCCGG gAACGGGAGATGGAGCTGCGGCGGCAGGCGCTGGAGGATGAGCGCCGGCGTCGGGAGCAGCTGGAGCGCCAGCTGCAGGACGAGACCACGCGCCGGCAGAAGCTAGTGGAGAAGGAGGTCAAGCTGCGGGAGAAGCACTTCTCACAG GCTCGGCCCCTGACACGGTACCTCCCCATCCGCAAGGAGGATTTTGACCTGCGGCTGCACATTGAGTCCTCAGGACACAGCGTGGACACCTGCTACCATGTCATCCTGACGGAGAAGATGTGCAAGGGCTACCTGGTTAAGATGGGGGGCAAGATAAAGTCTTGGAAGAAACGCTGGTTTGTCTTCGACCGCATGAAGCGCACAGTCTCCTACTACGTGG ATAAACACGAGACAAAGCTGAAGGGTGTCATCTACTTTCAAGCCATCGAAGAGGTTTACTACGACCACCTCCGCAGCGCTGCTAAG AAAGGACTTTTCATCCTCAGCCTGGTGAAT AGCCCCAACCCGGCGCTGACGTTCTGCGTGAAGACCCACGACCGCCTGTACTACGTGGTGGCCCCGTCGGCCGAGGCCATGCGCATCTGGATGGACGTCATCGTGACGGGGGCCGAGGGCTACACGCAGTTCATGAGCTGA
- the PHLDB1 gene encoding pleckstrin homology-like domain family B member 1 isoform X14, translating into MLGSVVHPRAGSSCRPRQHVGDVGTLPRRLPLSTRTRTGWQPVPGIGRCLRAGTMEASSRTVASPTRRVQTIIQNSPLDLIDTGKGLKVQTEKPHLVSLGSGRLSTAITLLPLEEGRTTIGTAAKDIVLQGPGLAPEHCYIENARGTLTLHPCGNACTIDGVKIQRPTRLTQGCTICLGQATFLRFNHPAEAKWMKSMIPAGGRSPAAIYGLPAKPEALVNGSRQLPLHELAAGERAQPSHSSLVSSIEKDLQDIMDSLVLEEPASPGKKPSHRGQSPLCSMVNGGGRCLLSPPLSPGATSGGSSYENASPPFSPLSSPTSSGGYASHSPSSQEQGPAVPPVVPLRSSSYNHTVQPPPQRLPALPYGGHGETRPAESPRAWQAVPDSPAAPISIGLGEHRAGSPRAQPSGSPRLAPRTLGSSVPRARAALQERPPSPFREPRDPLAPSPVRQPAARVLPDAAGPAHGSQSSRGLQPPESPRAARRTVESMRELPPLSPSLSRRAASPRAAPDAPSPQPRLGREVPGSPRTRRKGHDEPSPAAGRSSRAGSPSSPLLAEPAPRRPSFGSCLSPAYSLGSLAMPSPRQSPRAQRKLSGDMRLPAGVRERKNSITEISDNEDDLLEYHRRQREERMREQEMERLERQRLETILNLCAEYTKTGGAELGDAPQLLAGDVDAGRQAPRGAGTAGLGCAPEELGVLRQRESLERSDEENLKEECSSTESTHHEHEELVGPRAKEAHRLEEERACVLSRLDELKGHVKDLEQQLQEMLREAEIERALLQGERESEAVRLQQEQEVVQQLQEKLSSLDASIQKERDKERAKVDAERKELEKLRALYNESKSHLDNCPESMREQLREQMRREAEALETETKLFEDLEFQQLERESRLEEERETRSQQLLQSRAEYHRSIAHRKDRVAALDAQAAQIHLQSAQEAERLAKERNNVLQLLQKENEKLVSLERRYQLVTGGRSFPKMSSALKEVYRAKMEGDSGALPPRMKSSTPSSSQLNIAMLGRSPSPKGPPHAQSHAGSLPRNLAATLQDIETKRQLALQQKGQQVIEEQKRRLAELKQKAAAEAQSQWEALHGQPPFPTSYPPLMHHSILHHHHAHSVGPRAEELDHAYDTLSLESSDSMETSISTGNNSACSPDNMSSASGMDTGKIEEMEKMLKEAHAEKSRLMESREREMELRRQALEDERRRREQLERQLQDETTRRQKLVEKEVKLREKHFSQARPLTRYLPIRKEDFDLRLHIESSGHSVDTCYHVILTEKMCKGYLVKMGGKIKSWKKRWFVFDRMKRTVSYYVDKHETKLKGVIYFQAIEEVYYDHLRSAAKKGLFILSLVNSPNPALTFCVKTHDRLYYVVAPSAEAMRIWMDVIVTGAEGYTQFMS; encoded by the exons ATGCTGGGGAGCGTGGTCCACCCACGTGCGGGCAGCAGTTGCCGGCCCCGGCAGCAtgtgggggatgtggggacccTGCCACGGAGGCTCCCGCTCAGCACCCGCACTAGGACCGGGTGGCAG CCCGTGCCTGGTATCGGCAGGTGCCTGCGTGCGGGCACCATGGAAGCATCCAGCAGGACCGTCGCCAGCCCAACCCGCAGGGTCCAGACCATCATCCAG AACAGCCCCCTGGACCTGATAGACACAGGCAAGGGGCTGAAGGTGCAGACGGAGAAGCCACACTTGGTGAGCCTGGGCAGCGGCCGCCTGAGCACTGCCATCACGCTGCTGCCCCTGGAGGAAG GGAGGACCACGATTGGCACGGCTGCGAAGGACATCGTCCTTCAGGGCCCTGGGCTGGCACCTGAGCACTGCTACATCGAGAACGCACGGGGGACGCTCACCCTGCACCCCTGTGGCAACGCCTGCACCATCGACGGAGTGAAGATCCAGCGGCCCACGCGCCTCACCCAAG GTTGCACCATCTGCCTGGGCCAGGCGACCTTCCTGCGCTTCAACCATCCTGCTGAAGCCAAGTGGATGAAGAGCATGATCCCGGCAGGGGGCAGGAGCCCCGCAGCCATCTATGGACTGCCAGCAA agcccGAGGCCCTGGTGAACGGCAGCCGCCAGCTGCCCCTGCACGAGCTGGCAGCGGGGGAGCGCGCCCAGCCCAGCCACAGCTCCCTGGTGAGCTCCATCGAGAAGGACCTGCAGGACATCATGGACTcgctggtgctggaggagccGGCGTCCCCTGGCAAGAAGCCGTCTCACCGCGGCCAGTCCCCACTGTGCTCCATGGTGAATGGGGGTGGGCGCTGCCTCCTGTCCCCCCCGCTGAGCCCCGGCGCCACCTCGGGGGGCTCCAGCTACGAGAACGCCTCCCCGCCCTTCTCGCCGCTCTCCTCGCCCACCAGCAGCGGTGGCTATGCCAGCCATTCacccagcagccaggagcaggggccGGCCGTGCCCCCTGTCGTGCCGCTCCGCTCCTCCAGCTACAACCACACCGTGCagccccccccgcagcgcctGCCGGCACTGCCCTATGGGGGCCACGGCGAGACGCGGCCGGCAGAGAGCCCCCGCGCTTGGCAGGCCGTCCCGGacagccccgcggcccccatCTCCATCGGCCTCGGGGAGCACAGGGCAGGCAGCCCCCGCGCCCAGCCGTCTGGGAGCCCCCGCCTGGCCCCCAGGACCCTGGGCTCCTCGGTGCCACGGGCAcgggcagccctgcaggagcggccccccagccccttcagGGAGCCGAGGGACCCCCtagcccccagccctgtccgGCAGCCCGCAGCCAGGGTTCTCCCAGATGCTGCAGGGCCGGCACACGGCAGCCAGAGCAGCcgtgggctgcagccccccgagaGCCCGCGGGCAGCCCGGAGGACTGTGGAGAGCATGCGGGAGCTGCCTCCGCTAAGCCCCTCCTTGTCGCGCAGGGCTGCcagcccccgggcagccccagatgccccctccccacagccccggcTGGGCAGAGAGGTTCCTGGGAGCCCCCGCACCAGGCGCAAGGGCCACGACGAGCCGAGCCCcgcagcagggaggagcagcagggctgggagcccctCGTCTCCGCTGTTGGCAGagccagccccgcgccgccccaGCTTTGGCTCCTGCCTGAGCCCTGCATACAGCCTGGGCTCCCTGGCCATGCCCTCACCCCGGCAGAGCCCCCGCGCCCAGCGGAAGCTGTCGGGGGACATGCGGCTGCCAGCGGGTGTGCGGGAACGCAAGAACAGCATCACCGAGATCAGCGACAATGAggacgacctgctggagtaCCACCGGCGGCAGCGCGAGGAGCGGATGCGGGAGCAGGAGATGGAGCGCCTG GAGCGGCAGCGCCTGGAGACTATCCTGAACCTCTGTGCCGAGTACACCAAGACGGGTGGCGCGGAGCTGGGTGATGcaccccagctcctggctggggaTGTGGATGCTGGCCGGCAGGCACCCAGGGGCGCTGGCACcgcagggctgggctgtgccCCGGAGGAGCTGGGCGTGCTGCGGCAGAGGGAGAGCCTGGAGAGGTCGGATGAGGAGAACCTGAAAGAAGAGTGTAGCAGCACTGAGAGCACCCACCACGAg CATGAGGAGCTGGTGGGCCCCCGGGCCAAGGAGGCACACCGGCTGGAGGAGGAGCGAGCCTGCGTGCTCAGTCGCCTGGACGAGCTGAAAGGCCATGTCAAGgacctggagcagcagctgcaggagatgTTGCGAGAG GCGGAGATTGAGCGGGCTCTGCTGCAGGGCGAGCGGGAGTCGGAGGCGGtgcggctgcagcaggagcaggaggtggtgcagcagctgcaggagaagctCTCCAGCCTGGACGCCAGCATCCAGAAGGAGCGGGACAAG GAAAGGGCAAAGGTTGATGCTGAAAGGAAGGAGCTAGAGAAACTCCGGGCGCTTTACAATGAGTCGAAGAGCCACCTTGATAACTGCCCTGAGTCTATGCGGGAGCAGTTGCGGGAGCAGATGCGAAGG GAAGCAGAGGCCCTGGAGACGGAGACCAAGCTGTTTGAGGACCTGGAGttccagcagctggagagggAGAGCCGGCTCGAGGAGGAGCGTGAGACAcggagccagcagctgctgcagagcagggctgagtACCATCGCAGCATTGCCCACAGGAAG GACCGGGTGGCTGCCCTGGATGCTCAGGCTGCCCAGATCCATCTGCAGAGTGCCCAGGAGGCTGAACGCCTGGCCAAGGAGAGGAACAacgtcctgcagctcctgcagaag GAGAATGAGAAGCTTGTGTCTCTGGAGAGGCGATACCAGCTCGTCACAGGTGGCAGGAGCTTCCCCAAGATGTCATCAGCACTCAAAGAG GTTTATCGTGCCAAAATGGAGGGCGACAGCGGTGCGCTCCCCCCTCGGATGAAGAGCAGCACCCCGTCATCCTCGCAGCTCAATATCGCCATGCTGGGGCGCAGCCCCTCACCCAAG ggccCCCCGCACGCCCAGAGCCACGCAGGCAGCTTGCCACGCAACCTGGCGGCCACGCTGCAGGACATCGAGACCAAGCGCcagctggccctgcagcagAAGG GTCAGCAGGTGATCGAGGAGCAGAAGCGGCGCCTGGCAGAGCTGAAGCAGAAAGCGGCAGCTGAGGCTCAGTCACAGTGGGAAGCCCTGCACGGGCAacctcccttccccacctcctaCCCCCCGCTCATGCATCACTCCATCCTCCATCACCACCATGCCCACAGCGTGGGGCCCCGGGCTGAGGAGCTGGACCACGCGTATGACACCCTCAGCCTGGAGAGCTCGGACAGCATGGAGACCAGCATCTCCACAGGCAACAACTCGGCCTGCTCACCCGATAACATGTCCAG CGCAAGCGGGATGGACACAGGAAAGATTGAGGAGATGGAGAAGATGCTGAAGGAGGCGCACGCCGAGAAGTCGCGGCTCATGGAGTCCCGG gAACGGGAGATGGAGCTGCGGCGGCAGGCGCTGGAGGATGAGCGCCGGCGTCGGGAGCAGCTGGAGCGCCAGCTGCAGGACGAGACCACGCGCCGGCAGAAGCTAGTGGAGAAGGAGGTCAAGCTGCGGGAGAAGCACTTCTCACAG GCTCGGCCCCTGACACGGTACCTCCCCATCCGCAAGGAGGATTTTGACCTGCGGCTGCACATTGAGTCCTCAGGACACAGCGTGGACACCTGCTACCATGTCATCCTGACGGAGAAGATGTGCAAGGGCTACCTGGTTAAGATGGGGGGCAAGATAAAGTCTTGGAAGAAACGCTGGTTTGTCTTCGACCGCATGAAGCGCACAGTCTCCTACTACGTGG ATAAACACGAGACAAAGCTGAAGGGTGTCATCTACTTTCAAGCCATCGAAGAGGTTTACTACGACCACCTCCGCAGCGCTGCTAAG AAAGGACTTTTCATCCTCAGCCTGGTGAAT AGCCCCAACCCGGCGCTGACGTTCTGCGTGAAGACCCACGACCGCCTGTACTACGTGGTGGCCCCGTCGGCCGAGGCCATGCGCATCTGGATGGACGTCATCGTGACGGGGGCCGAGGGCTACACGCAGTTCATGAGCTGA